The DNA segment AGTGTCGCGCGCAATCAATGCGAGCCGTATTCCACTCGTCGAGGTGCTCGAGTTTTATGGCGAGCACAGCCCCCTGGAAGCTATCCATCCGGTAGTTATACCCGATTTCGCCGTGTAGGTATTTTTCGCTTTGCGCGTGATCGCGGAGAGAACGCGCGCGGTGCGCGATAGACGCATCGTTTGTGATCAAGGCGCCGCCTTCCCCGTACGCCCCGAGGTTTTTACTCGGATAAAAGCTAAAACACGCAATTTGGCCAAACTGGCCTACACGCTTGTTTTGGTATTTTGCTCCGTGCGCCTGCGCAGCATCTTCGATCACCGGTAGTCCGTGTCGCTCAGCAATCGCCATGATGCGGTCCATCTCTGCCGGCATTCCGTACAGATGCACCGGGATAATTGCTTTTGTGCGAGACGTGATCGCCGCTTCGAGGTTGTCCGGGTTCAACGTGCGGCGGACAGGGTCAATATCGACGAACACTGGCGTGGCGCCGACGTAGCTAATGGCCCATGCGCTTGCTATGAAGGTCATCGAAACGGTGAGGACTTCGTCTCCCGGCCCGACATCGAGGCAGCGCAAGGCCAGATGCAGCGCGCTCGTGCCGCTGTTCAAGCTGACACAATGATCAACTCCGCAGTACGCCGCGAATTTCGTCTCGAACTCTGACGTCGCTGGTCCCTGAGCGAAGCTGCCTGACTCGCAAATTTTCTCCAATGCCGTCAACACGTCGGCGGCAAGAGCGTGGTATTCAGATTGCAGATCCAGATACGGCACATGTTCCATATTATTCTACTCAACTTGATTAGACTAACTTCTTGCACGAGATGCAATTCGTCGCAAACGATTTGCAGTACTTCACCTATTCCAACTAGAATATCGTGACTCAGTGGTTACCCAATTAGAACTGACCAGATTATTCGTCTGTCAGCCAATCAGCGCATGATTTTACTTAAGCACAAGGTGGGGTACGTAAGCCGTGACACGGCTGAAGGAACGCGGCGCTGAGTATAGGAGAGGAGGATTGTTTCCGAATGTGCACACACAATCCAGTCATAGCTCTTAAGGTGCACGATAACAGAGGAGCATCAGCGAAAGCACGGGCGGCAGAAGGACAAGAGAGCACAAAAGACACGCCGCGATGTATTTAATAAGTCAAC comes from the Acidobacteriota bacterium genome and includes:
- a CDS encoding erythromycin biosynthesis sensory transduction protein eryC1 — encoded protein: MEHVPYLDLQSEYHALAADVLTALEKICESGSFAQGPATSEFETKFAAYCGVDHCVSLNSGTSALHLALRCLDVGPGDEVLTVSMTFIASAWAISYVGATPVFVDIDPVRRTLNPDNLEAAITSRTKAIIPVHLYGMPAEMDRIMAIAERHGLPVIEDAAQAHGAKYQNKRVGQFGQIACFSFYPSKNLGAYGEGGALITNDASIAHRARSLRDHAQSEKYLHGEIGYNYRMDSFQGAVLAIKLEHLDEWNTARIDCARH